The segment AGGTAAAAATGGGGGTATTACACTAAAAAAAGACAGTGGTGAAATATCAATAAAAGACATTTTGATAATTATGAATGATTTAGATGATGATAAATGTATATTAGGTCTTGGTTTATGCAGTGAAAAAAACAAATGTGCTATGCATGAAACTTGGATGGAATCAAAAAATTCAATAAGTCATACTTTTTCTAAAACTACTATAAAAGAGTTAGCTTTAAATCCTAATTCTTTAATTTAACTCATAATGATAAATCATTTTGAGATAAAAAGGAATGACAATATCCCTATAATATATTGATGGTTTTATCCTATCTAATAAATTAACATTTTTGAACTTACACAGTTAAATTGGCATTATCCAAATATCTTGCAATTTTATACTCCTAATAATCTTTTTATTTGTTCAAATTTTTCTTCTACTAAACTCTTTTTAAAGTCTTTTACTTCTATCTCTTGCAAAATATCACAAACTTCAACTAAAGCAACATTTAAGCATGAGTTTTTAATGTAATGAGCCTTTAATCTTATATTATCTTTATCATTTTCCTTGATAAAATTTTCAAGTTCATCTAAATCTTTGATAATATCTTTTGAAAACTTATCTACAACCATTTTTGCTATTTTTTCATTTACACCCAATTTATCAATAATTTTTTCTAAATCTATACCAAAATTTTCTAACTCTTTATCTTCTAAAATGAAAGTTTCTTCTTCTAATATATTTAAAGGTTTATCATTTAAAAACTTTGCAAATACCTTTGTTAAATCAGTTGAATTGATAGGTTTACTTAAATAATCATTCATACCTAAATCTAAAAATCTTTCTCTATCCCCTTTAATGGCATTTGCAGTTAATGCAATAATTGGAGTTTGTTCTAAATCTTTTTCTTTTTCATATTTTCTAATCTCTTTAAAAGATTTAATTCCATCCATAATAGGCATATTAATATCCATAAAAATCAAATCATAATTAGAATTTTTCTTATACTCTTCAAGGGTTTCAAGTCCATTTTCTTTTATTGTAAAATCTATCTCTAAAGATTCTAAAATATATGAAATCAATTCTTGATTTGCAAAATTATCTTCAGCAACTAAAATCTTTGCATCATAACTATTTTTTACCTCAGTATATTCAGATGGGATATTCTTATTCTTTTTTCTCAAAAGTTCTCGTAATCCATCATTTATCTTTGAAGGATAGAAAGGTAAGGCAACAAAGAATTCATCACCTTTTAAAGTAAATTGTCTTGAATCTTTTTCATATTCCAATAAAATTAAGATTGAG is part of the Arcobacter arenosus genome and harbors:
- a CDS encoding RrF2 family transcriptional regulator gives rise to the protein MKLNTTTEYALRILIFMAKNQNELFHTKEISETLNISYKYMTKIITLLSNNELIISKKGKNGGITLKKDSGEISIKDILIIMNDLDDDKCILGLGLCSEKNKCAMHETWMESKNSISHTFSKTTIKELALNPNSLI